A stretch of the Snodgrassella alvi genome encodes the following:
- a CDS encoding autotransporter assembly complex family protein, with protein MVWAASLPADSDDIEDDIPPPKTGLLHRLLHPHQYREEHKHQPPKTPRVPVTIDVNNSALQKLITDHLPLITQQLIEDLDDEQLGFLAEEAPQQTQTMLETEGYFNAKVNLEKQRDGYLIHIDPGPRTQIENVNISLSGNVTADDDLTNYYKSAVDNWVLPVGDPFTQSNWSASKSSVLSAIVRKKYPLATISASRATIDPQKNLADLSLTVDSKQPIYFGDIQVSGNERYPVSIVTGMAGFGPGSPYDLDKLLDYQQALEQDSHYGNAVVSADFDHMVNDHVPVLVKVSEMRRQKLTFGLRYDTKNGPGFRGGYDHYNVFHKGFVGSTLLDTDRYETTFGFGLSQPRNSRGHYWTSNLNYTYSTVQHLESRALSSGIWKVRDRNGIDSRIGIEYITESSKIEDGPELGHSYATMLTASWKRQNIQTQLRPANGYYLEGKIGTTLGKLLASASMQRVTASGGYYYTPENKKYGTWVLRSQIGYVHTGDAVNVPSILMFRAGGAGSVRGYELDSIGIKSSHSSVLPNRTLAVASVEYQIPVYKDFALALFHDAGSVSKNFSDMQWRHGSGLGVRWFSPVAPFAFDIAYGHHDKKWRWSISLGTKF; from the coding sequence ATGGTATGGGCGGCCAGTCTGCCAGCAGACAGCGATGATATAGAAGACGACATACCACCACCGAAAACCGGCTTACTGCACCGATTACTGCATCCGCACCAGTATCGCGAAGAACACAAGCATCAACCGCCGAAAACTCCGCGGGTACCTGTCACTATTGATGTCAATAATTCTGCGCTGCAAAAATTAATTACAGACCATCTGCCACTGATTACTCAGCAATTGATCGAAGACCTTGATGATGAGCAGCTTGGATTCTTGGCGGAGGAAGCACCTCAGCAAACGCAGACCATGCTTGAAACAGAGGGATATTTCAATGCAAAAGTTAATCTCGAAAAACAAAGAGATGGCTATCTGATACACATTGACCCTGGCCCCCGTACTCAAATTGAAAATGTCAATATTTCGTTGAGCGGCAACGTTACAGCAGATGACGACCTGACCAATTACTACAAAAGCGCCGTTGACAACTGGGTACTACCAGTTGGTGACCCTTTTACTCAAAGCAACTGGTCAGCCAGCAAATCTTCGGTACTCTCCGCCATTGTGCGTAAAAAATATCCATTGGCCACCATCAGTGCCAGCCGCGCCACTATTGATCCGCAAAAAAATTTGGCCGACCTTTCACTTACTGTAGACAGCAAACAGCCTATCTATTTCGGCGATATACAGGTAAGCGGCAACGAACGCTATCCGGTGTCTATTGTTACCGGAATGGCCGGTTTTGGCCCCGGATCACCTTATGATCTGGACAAACTGCTTGATTATCAACAAGCGTTGGAACAAGACAGCCATTATGGCAATGCCGTGGTCAGTGCCGATTTCGACCACATGGTAAATGACCACGTACCTGTACTGGTAAAAGTAAGCGAAATGCGTCGTCAGAAACTGACCTTTGGTTTACGTTACGACACCAAAAATGGTCCCGGATTCCGCGGTGGCTATGACCATTACAATGTGTTCCATAAAGGCTTTGTCGGCTCCACCTTGCTAGATACCGACCGCTACGAAACCACCTTTGGTTTTGGCCTGAGCCAGCCGCGCAACAGCCGTGGCCATTACTGGACCAGTAATCTCAACTATACTTATTCTACCGTACAGCATCTGGAAAGCCGTGCCCTGTCTAGCGGCATCTGGAAAGTACGAGACCGCAATGGCATAGACTCCCGTATTGGTATTGAATATATTACTGAAAGCAGCAAAATCGAAGATGGTCCTGAGCTTGGTCATAGCTATGCCACTATGCTGACCGCTTCTTGGAAGCGTCAGAATATTCAGACCCAGCTAAGGCCAGCCAATGGCTATTATCTGGAAGGGAAAATCGGTACAACACTGGGAAAACTATTGGCATCCGCTTCCATGCAGCGGGTAACGGCCAGCGGTGGCTATTACTACACACCGGAAAACAAAAAATACGGCACCTGGGTGTTACGCAGTCAAATTGGTTATGTGCACACCGGTGATGCAGTCAATGTCCCTTCCATTCTCATGTTTCGTGCCGGTGGTGCCGGTAGCGTTAGAGGCTATGAGCTCGATAGCATTGGTATCAAAAGCTCACATAGTTCCGTATTACCTAACCGTACACTGGCCGTAGCCAGCGTGGAATACCAAATTCCGGTGTACAAAGATTTTGCTCTGGCTCTATTTCACGATGCCGGTTCAGTGTCCAAAAATTTCAGCGACATGCAATGGCGTCATGGCTCTGGTTTAGGCGTACGCTGGTTTAGCCCCGTCGCCCCCTTTGCCTTCGATATCGCCTACGGCCATCATGATAAAAAATGGCGCTGGTCTATCAGTTTGGGAACAAAATTCTAA
- a CDS encoding translocation/assembly module TamB domain-containing protein — MAETILHSGETSAKPATTPQPPRRPRWKSWLKASLFTLLGLIIIIIALVCWLAGTESGLRFSVHTVPKWFGVHISTQKLNGTIWQGFAGSDIHVSHRDFDLTIDKLQLNWNNRELWQRRFHVRLLDVGKINYTDHSVPTPKPVPTLPNSINLPLQIQIDSIQLGSFTLGKKQTPVLLNSQASYTYNYRKHQLVLNQLNTPWQNLQGNIAIATQTPFALNGQLNGNGTLDKTAVESAALIKGSLQQPDLFARLDGGDIHFRTHAILRPYALQLNRKIVSFNLQSRHINPAAFSSSLPFADLNLNLDLTPVKNSQNQLAGHIKLGNDQPRAYNDAKSSGLPIRGIEGDINIDSNGKLQLPALTTRLLRQGQIITRGSIDSAAKQLDINSQLLRIYADDALTTPLPGSLNGHIRVFGSFNGLNTQWLLSSEKGSSDGSIQIITDEQKHQQTLILDKLNITPNKGGSFSAKGSLALYQNQALQLAINSNNFNPSKVNSSFPAGSINGHINVSGQLAQQPTIQADMLWHNSILSGAALSGKAIIRYRNQHLEQANINLNAGRNRILTNGSFGKTGDKLNLDINAPDIGLFGFGLKGLLNTKGFIAGEPKKITANLSGAARNLQIAKLLNISQLDFKIIGSPDITQPLQLNMAADHIYIAGGNGSKPTIINNTDIKINGRGNQHQLLGNSSLSLDGKSYHLSINAHGGMDKNYQWRGRVNTLDINGALNLKLLSPIQLEAGAERVNMQNARWAALGGSLSLSNLNWDKNKGLITRGTASNLALRELHSIVELPVEQNLIIGGDWNFSYSRNMQGYLKLYQQGGDIILPQHQQKLGLQNVRLDTRFQNGHIDNHLSGLTRYGTTDALLIITPAANGQISNAPISGHIKIDSPDLSSVRNLLPIGMQLNGSMHTNATISGHLNEPLLNGTLIGNNLYYRDQSNGTILENGSLRSHFQGRRWLIDSLTFARRDGTIKLNGVVDMTKLTPDINVTAHFDHYNIFDQINRRLTLSGNTQLLYTIAHGIVLNGKLKVDKGLFGMQKSGMPQLDDDVVVLGREKTTEQQRATPIRLNLDLDMNNAFRFSGEGLDVLLGGQLNASANPGSTIQIVGTVNVVRGQYKAYGQDLVIQHGSTISFVGPMDNPNLKIRAKRRYSQVGAGVEALGRLDSPRINLIANEAMSEKDKLSWLILNRPSSGSAGDEAAIAAAASAWLAGGLNDKLGLLDEIGLTSQQTRNSQTGEMNPAEQAITIGKHLSNNLYISYLYGIESATQTVSITYQISRALQSIIRVGTGSAGGEIRYTRRFD; from the coding sequence ATGGCTGAAACCATACTTCACTCAGGCGAAACTTCAGCCAAACCCGCAACCACTCCACAGCCACCGCGCAGGCCACGTTGGAAAAGCTGGCTAAAAGCCAGCCTATTCACCCTGCTTGGCCTCATAATCATCATCATCGCCTTAGTGTGCTGGCTGGCCGGCACCGAATCCGGTCTTCGCTTCAGCGTTCATACCGTACCTAAATGGTTTGGTGTACACATCAGCACCCAAAAACTGAACGGCACAATTTGGCAAGGCTTTGCCGGTTCAGACATCCATGTCAGCCATCGCGATTTTGATTTAACCATTGATAAGCTCCAGCTAAACTGGAACAACCGCGAATTATGGCAACGACGATTTCACGTGCGGCTGCTGGATGTTGGCAAAATCAACTACACCGACCACAGCGTCCCCACCCCGAAACCAGTTCCCACACTGCCCAATAGCATCAATCTGCCTTTACAAATTCAAATTGATAGCATCCAGCTTGGCAGCTTCACTCTCGGCAAAAAACAGACTCCGGTTTTGCTCAATAGTCAGGCCAGCTATACATATAATTACCGCAAGCATCAGCTTGTCCTCAACCAACTGAATACTCCATGGCAGAACCTTCAAGGCAATATTGCCATTGCCACTCAAACACCGTTTGCACTGAACGGTCAACTAAATGGCAACGGCACGCTTGATAAAACCGCTGTAGAAAGTGCCGCCTTGATTAAAGGCAGCCTACAACAGCCCGACCTATTTGCCCGTCTGGATGGCGGAGATATCCATTTTCGCACTCATGCCATTCTCAGACCTTACGCCTTACAGCTCAACCGCAAAATAGTCAGCTTCAATCTACAAAGCCGCCACATCAATCCTGCCGCCTTTAGCAGCAGCCTTCCTTTTGCTGATCTTAATCTCAACTTAGACCTCACTCCCGTTAAAAACAGCCAGAACCAACTGGCCGGCCACATCAAACTGGGTAACGACCAGCCACGTGCCTATAATGATGCTAAAAGCTCCGGTTTACCTATCCGCGGTATTGAAGGCGATATCAACATCGACAGTAATGGCAAGCTTCAGTTACCTGCCCTGACCACACGCCTGCTTCGGCAAGGGCAAATCATCACCCGCGGCAGCATAGACAGCGCTGCAAAGCAGCTGGACATCAATAGCCAGTTGTTACGAATCTACGCAGATGACGCCTTGACTACACCATTGCCTGGTTCGCTCAATGGACACATCCGCGTATTTGGCAGCTTTAACGGCTTAAACACCCAATGGCTGCTGTCCAGCGAAAAAGGCAGCAGCGATGGTTCTATTCAAATCATTACCGATGAACAAAAACATCAACAGACCTTGATACTCGACAAACTGAACATCACCCCGAATAAAGGTGGTAGCTTTAGTGCCAAAGGCAGCCTAGCACTGTATCAAAATCAAGCCCTGCAACTGGCTATAAACAGCAATAATTTCAACCCGTCCAAAGTCAACTCCAGCTTTCCTGCCGGCAGCATCAACGGCCATATCAACGTCAGCGGTCAGCTGGCACAGCAACCGACCATTCAAGCAGACATGCTGTGGCACAACAGCATACTCTCCGGTGCAGCACTTTCCGGCAAAGCCATAATCCGCTATCGCAACCAGCATCTGGAGCAAGCCAACATCAATCTTAACGCTGGCCGCAACCGTATACTTACCAATGGCAGCTTCGGCAAAACCGGCGATAAACTCAATCTCGATATCAACGCTCCTGATATCGGTCTTTTTGGATTCGGCCTCAAAGGCCTACTCAACACCAAAGGCTTTATTGCAGGTGAACCGAAAAAAATTACCGCCAACCTTAGCGGTGCAGCCCGCAACCTACAAATCGCAAAACTGCTTAACATCAGCCAGCTGGATTTCAAAATTATTGGTTCTCCCGATATTACCCAGCCATTACAGCTGAACATGGCTGCAGACCACATATACATAGCCGGTGGCAACGGCAGCAAACCAACTATAATCAACAACACCGACATCAAAATTAACGGCCGCGGCAACCAGCATCAGCTACTAGGCAACAGCAGTCTGTCACTCGATGGCAAATCCTATCATCTGAGCATTAATGCCCATGGCGGAATGGATAAGAATTATCAGTGGCGAGGCCGTGTCAACACACTAGATATCAACGGTGCCCTCAATCTCAAACTGCTCAGCCCCATTCAACTTGAAGCCGGAGCTGAACGCGTCAATATGCAGAACGCACGTTGGGCAGCACTGGGTGGCAGCCTCAGCCTCAGCAACCTCAATTGGGACAAAAACAAAGGGCTGATTACCCGCGGCACAGCCAGCAATCTCGCTTTGCGCGAGTTACATAGCATCGTCGAATTGCCCGTCGAACAAAACCTGATAATTGGTGGCGACTGGAATTTCAGCTATAGCCGCAACATGCAGGGCTATCTGAAACTGTATCAGCAGGGCGGCGATATCATTCTACCGCAGCACCAGCAGAAACTGGGTCTGCAAAATGTCCGACTCGATACCCGTTTCCAGAATGGTCACATCGATAACCACCTCAGCGGCCTCACCCGCTATGGCACCACCGATGCCCTACTCATCATTACCCCTGCCGCCAACGGACAAATTAGTAATGCGCCCATCAGCGGCCATATTAAAATAGACAGTCCTGATCTGAGCAGCGTACGCAATCTACTGCCCATTGGCATGCAACTCAATGGTAGCATGCACACCAACGCAACCATCAGCGGCCATCTGAACGAACCATTACTAAACGGCACACTCATCGGCAACAACCTTTATTATCGTGATCAGTCTAATGGCACTATTCTCGAAAATGGCAGTCTTAGAAGTCATTTTCAGGGTCGTCGCTGGCTTATAGACAGCCTCACCTTCGCCCGCCGCGACGGTACTATTAAACTTAATGGTGTCGTTGACATGACCAAACTTACTCCAGACATTAACGTCACCGCCCATTTTGACCACTACAACATCTTTGACCAGATAAACCGCCGTCTTACCCTCAGCGGCAATACGCAGCTGCTGTATACCATCGCCCATGGCATCGTCCTGAATGGCAAACTCAAAGTAGACAAAGGTTTATTCGGCATGCAGAAATCCGGCATGCCACAACTAGATGACGACGTAGTTGTTCTAGGCCGTGAAAAAACCACCGAACAGCAGCGCGCCACACCCATCCGTCTCAATCTGGATTTAGATATGAACAATGCCTTCAGATTCAGCGGCGAAGGATTAGATGTTTTACTAGGTGGTCAGCTCAACGCCAGCGCCAATCCCGGAAGCACCATCCAGATTGTCGGCACTGTGAATGTCGTACGCGGACAGTACAAAGCCTATGGACAAGATCTGGTCATTCAGCATGGCAGTACCATTTCCTTCGTCGGTCCGATGGACAACCCCAACCTGAAAATCCGTGCCAAACGCCGATATTCTCAGGTGGGAGCAGGAGTTGAAGCACTGGGTCGCCTCGACAGCCCACGTATCAACCTTATCGCCAACGAAGCCATGAGCGAAAAAGACAAACTGTCATGGCTGATACTCAACCGTCCCAGCAGCGGCAGCGCCGGCGATGAAGCAGCCATTGCCGCAGCTGCCAGCGCATGGCTGGCTGGCGGTCTCAACGATAAACTTGGCCTGCTGGATGAAATTGGCCTAACCAGCCAGCAAACCCGCAATAGCCAAACTGGCGAAATGAATCCGGCCGAACAAGCCATTACCATTGGCAAACATCTTTCCAACAACCTGTATATTAGTTACCTTTACGGAATCGAAAGTGCTACGCAAACAGTTAGCATTACCTATCAGATCAGCCGAGCTCTGCAAAGCATCATACGTGTAGGAACAGGCTCTGCAGGTGGCGAAATCCGATATACACGACGTTTTGATTAA
- a CDS encoding DoxX family protein, translating into MINTKTIDTDFNGYALTVLRLVTAFLYIQHATAKFWQWPLSMTDGHGSVALFSLMGAAGVLELTGSVLLLLGLFVRPAAFVLSGQMAVAYLFFHTRSAGLHTLLTPQLNNGEQAVLYCFIFLFLFMAGGGRLALDNRFKSLLK; encoded by the coding sequence ATGATTAATACGAAAACAATTGATACTGATTTCAATGGTTATGCTTTGACTGTGTTGCGTCTGGTTACGGCTTTTTTATATATTCAGCATGCTACAGCAAAATTTTGGCAGTGGCCGTTATCCATGACTGACGGTCATGGGTCTGTGGCACTGTTTTCGCTGATGGGAGCGGCCGGTGTTCTGGAATTAACGGGCAGTGTTTTGTTGCTATTGGGTTTGTTTGTGAGGCCAGCTGCTTTTGTTCTGAGTGGACAGATGGCGGTAGCTTATTTGTTTTTTCATACGCGGTCTGCTGGTTTGCATACTTTACTTACTCCTCAGTTAAATAATGGGGAGCAGGCAGTATTATATTGTTTTATTTTTTTGTTTCTCTTTATGGCTGGTGGCGGGCGACTGGCGCTAGATAACCGGTTTAAATCACTTTTAAAGTAG
- a CDS encoding LysR family transcriptional regulator, giving the protein MDTLQSMWVFRYVVELGSFTKAAEFMDISTAMASKHLHHLEKSIQAKLLNRTSRRISLTEAGQEYYHRCVEALDTLSEAKHIAQAGTIKPQGLLKITAPNWCASRHFGEMLAEYRRQYPEVSLSINLDSRRADLVAEGIDLALRVTNNPEPNLIVKPITKIDFLWVASPQYLKKYGTPHTMADLKQHYGLLPQYVHLDLPLIPACTSNSALLIHQMALNHMGLAYLPEWMVKEDIENQRLQTIDHIACPESHTLYAAYMNREFLSAKVRSFIDFLAQKFANEKNH; this is encoded by the coding sequence ATGGACACCTTACAAAGCATGTGGGTATTTCGCTATGTCGTCGAACTCGGCAGCTTTACCAAAGCGGCTGAATTCATGGATATTTCCACAGCCATGGCGAGTAAGCACCTACATCATCTTGAAAAAAGCATCCAGGCCAAACTGCTCAACCGCACCAGCCGCCGCATCAGCCTCACTGAAGCCGGTCAAGAATACTATCATCGTTGTGTAGAAGCACTAGATACCCTTTCCGAAGCAAAACACATCGCACAGGCTGGCACTATCAAACCTCAGGGGCTACTTAAAATCACCGCTCCGAACTGGTGTGCCTCTCGCCATTTCGGAGAAATGCTAGCAGAATATCGGCGCCAATATCCCGAAGTCAGCCTGTCTATTAATCTCGACAGCCGCCGCGCCGATTTAGTAGCCGAAGGAATAGACCTTGCACTGCGAGTAACCAATAATCCTGAACCTAATCTAATAGTCAAACCCATCACCAAAATCGATTTCCTATGGGTTGCCAGCCCGCAATACCTGAAAAAATATGGTACGCCGCATACCATGGCCGACCTCAAACAGCACTATGGGCTACTGCCCCAATACGTACATCTCGATCTACCCCTGATACCGGCCTGTACCAGCAACAGTGCCCTGCTCATCCATCAAATGGCACTCAATCATATGGGACTAGCCTATTTACCAGAGTGGATGGTTAAAGAAGACATCGAAAATCAGCGCCTCCAAACCATTGATCACATCGCCTGCCCTGAAAGCCACACTCTGTATGCCGCCTACATGAATCGTGAATTTCTCAGTGCCAAAGTACGCAGCTTTATCGATTTTCTGGCACAGAAATTTGCAAATGAAAAAAACCACTAA
- a CDS encoding glycerate kinase, giving the protein MIKNDQAISFLQQLFQYTVQEASPINKMKAWLPAQKPTGKVIVVGAGKAAAAMAAEWERIWPENYPPLSGVVVTRYGHSVPTKHIRVLEASHPLPDSAGQAAAEALLQAVSGLNPKDQVYYLVSGGASALTTLPIAGISLKDKQNINRQLLTHGVPIEAMNTLRKHLSRIKGGRLAEAAAPAHITTLAISDVVGDDISTIGSGAAVADPTTVADIKQIVTQYQLELPPSVATYLNSPTAETPKKLDNSSAHIIITPHQAFSAAQKQAQNQGIDVLYLGDRIGGEAREVAQVMAGIAQYHHQQPHRKPLLILSGGETTVTLKHQGRGGRNSEFLLALAIALNGASGIYALAADTDGIDGSEDNAGAWFTPESLHHARKIGLNPNELLQQHRAYDFFAATKQLLITTPTRTNINDFRAILIL; this is encoded by the coding sequence ATGATTAAAAACGACCAGGCCATCAGCTTTCTACAGCAGCTTTTTCAGTACACCGTGCAAGAAGCCAGCCCAATAAATAAAATGAAAGCATGGTTACCAGCACAAAAACCTACGGGCAAAGTAATAGTAGTCGGTGCCGGCAAAGCTGCCGCCGCCATGGCTGCCGAGTGGGAAAGAATCTGGCCAGAAAACTATCCACCCCTATCCGGAGTGGTTGTAACCCGTTATGGCCATAGTGTACCTACCAAACACATTCGAGTACTGGAAGCCAGCCATCCTCTACCTGATTCCGCAGGGCAGGCGGCTGCCGAAGCATTACTGCAAGCTGTAAGCGGACTAAACCCAAAAGATCAGGTCTATTATTTAGTATCAGGTGGTGCTTCCGCGTTGACCACATTACCGATTGCCGGTATCTCACTGAAAGACAAACAAAACATTAACCGCCAACTGCTTACTCACGGCGTTCCTATCGAAGCCATGAATACCCTGCGCAAACATCTGTCACGCATAAAGGGCGGGCGCCTTGCAGAAGCTGCCGCACCAGCTCACATCACCACACTGGCTATTTCCGATGTGGTTGGCGACGACATCAGCACCATCGGCTCTGGTGCCGCCGTAGCCGATCCCACCACAGTTGCCGACATAAAACAAATCGTCACCCAATATCAGCTCGAACTGCCGCCAAGCGTAGCCACCTATCTAAATTCACCCACAGCAGAAACCCCCAAAAAGCTGGACAACAGTAGCGCTCATATCATCATCACCCCGCATCAGGCATTTAGCGCAGCACAAAAACAGGCACAGAATCAGGGTATCGACGTACTCTATCTGGGCGACCGCATAGGAGGTGAAGCACGCGAAGTAGCTCAGGTAATGGCCGGCATTGCCCAGTATCATCACCAGCAGCCACATAGAAAACCGCTGTTAATTCTCAGTGGCGGAGAAACCACTGTAACCCTCAAACATCAAGGACGCGGCGGACGCAACAGCGAATTCCTGCTTGCACTGGCTATTGCACTGAATGGCGCCTCCGGTATCTACGCATTGGCCGCTGATACCGATGGAATTGATGGCAGCGAGGACAATGCCGGCGCATGGTTCACTCCTGAGAGTCTGCACCATGCGCGAAAAATCGGCCTCAATCCCAATGAATTGTTGCAACAGCACCGAGCTTATGATTTTTTTGCCGCCACCAAACAATTACTGATTACTACCCCTACCCGCACCAACATCAACGACTTCCGCGCCATACTCATACTCTAA
- a CDS encoding nuclear transport factor 2 family protein, whose amino-acid sequence MQTNKEIVTAFHQQVFVNGDLSNINKFVKEDYIQHNPEVANGREGFVKFLNTLLQQKLQYDTKNISADGDMVYVFYKTTDEQGHQSKTCDIYRLENGQIAEHWDVIEENIEKIKSVNGNSVF is encoded by the coding sequence ATGCAAACCAATAAAGAAATTGTCACAGCGTTTCACCAACAGGTATTCGTAAATGGTGATTTATCCAACATAAATAAATTTGTCAAAGAAGACTACATTCAGCACAACCCAGAAGTAGCAAATGGCCGTGAAGGCTTCGTCAAATTTCTAAATACCTTGTTGCAGCAAAAACTGCAATATGACACCAAAAACATCAGCGCCGATGGCGATATGGTATATGTATTCTATAAAACCACTGATGAACAAGGTCATCAAAGCAAAACCTGTGATATTTACCGGTTAGAAAACGGCCAGATAGCCGAACACTGGGACGTAATCGAAGAAAATATCGAAAAAATAAAATCGGTCAACGGCAACAGTGTTTTTTAA